Genomic segment of Iocasia fonsfrigidae:
CTATGTGCCTCATCAACTATTACCAAATCAAAATCTATTTTTTTAAGGATCTGGGCATGGTCATTCCTTTTAGCCTTATCCAGTGAGGCAATTTGATGATCAAAATAATCCCAGGCCCTTCCCTTTCTATTAAAAAAAATATTCTCAATCTCAAATTTATTAACTAATTCATTTGTCCACTGGAACCCTAAGGAAGCAGGGACTAATATTAATGATTTTTTTACCAGACCTTTTTCTATATACTCCTTTAAGATCATACCAGCCTCTATGGTTTTTCCCAGTCCAACTTCATCAGCTAATATGGCTTTACCATTTAATTCATCTATTACCTTTCTGACCGTTTTCTTTTGATGAGGCAGAAGGTCTAAATCAAGGGAATCTATTGAAATATATATCACCTCCCTCTCTTAAGATACCCTTCTTCCCTCATTATTTATGTAGGAAAGTTTTGACTTAGAAATTAATACCTATAATACCACCTATGCTCCCTACTAAAAGGCCAATAAATGACAATAATAATATATGCCAGATTGAAACAGGTATACTTATTATCCCAATAAGTATCATGATCAGCATATATATTAAACCTGATAGTCCCCCATGTAACCAACCATTGTTTTCTACTTTCCTAGCTGCAAAAAAACCTATTAAAATAATTATTAGAAAGTTAGTTATTATTAATATTGTATTTAAGGTGTTTGTCTGCAAACTAAAAAAGAACCTTGAGAAAATAGCCATTATTATACTTAAAAACAACAGGACAATAATCCCCAGTAAGACAACCTTAAAAATGATAATATTATTTATACTTTTATTCTCATTCATCTTTTCAAACATAAAAATCCCCCCCCTGATTAAAATA
This window contains:
- a CDS encoding TIGR04086 family membrane protein; protein product: MFEKMNENKSINNIIIFKVVLLGIIVLLFLSIIMAIFSRFFFSLQTNTLNTILIITNFLIIILIGFFAARKVENNGWLHGGLSGLIYMLIMILIGIISIPVSIWHILLLSFIGLLVGSIGGIIGINF